In Mustela nigripes isolate SB6536 chromosome 12, MUSNIG.SB6536, whole genome shotgun sequence, one DNA window encodes the following:
- the LOC132027606 gene encoding REST corepressor 3-like, whose protein sequence is MAWDTSGILNQTTEVCSVRKYGKDFQAIADVIGNKTVGQVKNFFVNYRHRFNLEEVLQEWEAEQGTQACDGDASTLGEDTKIASNVPSGKSTDEEEEAQTPQAPRTLGPSPPAPSSTPTPTAPIATLNQPPALLRPTLPAAPALHRQPPPLQQQARFIRPTFNQPPPPLIRPANSLPPRLNPRPVLSTVGGQQPPSLIGIQPDSQSSLH, encoded by the exons ATGGCTTGGGACACCAGTGGGATCCTCAACCAGACGACAGAAGTCTGCA GTGTCCGCAAATATGGTAAAGATTTTCAAGCTATTGCAGACGTAATTGGCAACAAGACTGTTGGCCAAGTGAAGAACTTCTTTGTAAACTACAGGCATCGGTTTAACTTAGAGGAGGTATTGCAGGAGTGGGAAGCAGAACAAGGAACCCAGGCTTGTGATGGTGATGCTTCTACTTTAGGGGAGGACACAAAAATTGCTTCTAATGTGCCATCAGGGAAGAGCACTGATGAAGAAGAGGAG GCACAGACCCCACAGGCTCCTCGGACTCTGGGTCCATCACCTCCTGCCCCATCATCCACTCCAACACCAACAGCCCCCATTGCCACTCTGAACCAGCCTCCAGCACTTCTTCGTCCAACActgcctgctgcccctgctcTTCACCGGCAGcctcctccactccagcagcAGGCTCGGTTCATCCGGCCAACTTTCAATCAGCCTCCACCACCTCTCATTCGCCCTGCTAATTCTCTGCCGCCCCGTCTCAACCCAAGACCAGTGTTGTCCACGGTTGGTGGTCAACAGCCACCGTCCCTTATCGGAATTCAACCAGATTCACAGTCCTCACTGCACTAA